One stretch of Punica granatum isolate Tunisia-2019 chromosome 5, ASM765513v2, whole genome shotgun sequence DNA includes these proteins:
- the LOC116207039 gene encoding protein NRT1/ PTR FAMILY 4.5-like isoform X2 has translation MGMDGEEVPGAKELPYQPMKNQRQGGFRATYFIFAMMFLDNIGFVANMASMVLYFMYVMKFDLSGSATTTTNYLGATFILTLVGGFISDSYMTRLNTALVFGAIELMGYMLLIVQSHYQKLQPKPCAETESTCVHGSKALLFYTSICLVALGGGGIRGSIPALGADQFDQKDPKERKSLASFFNWFLLSITIGATLGVTFVVYVSTKVRWDIGFSISMCCAFLGLVFVALGKPFYRVRIPGDSPLLRVLEVLVVSVKNWRKELPSNSDELHEIRDRKAIRKGELIPHSVQFRFLDKAAIVPKGTDPQRWKVCTVTQVEEVKILARMMPILLSTILMNTCLAQLQTFSVQQGTLMDVNLGGFQVPPASIPVIPLVFMSLLIPVYEFMFVPLIRRITGHPNGITHLQRVGVGLVLSAISMGIAGLVEVKRKHELLHHNHKISLFWLSFHYAIFGIADMFTLVGLMEFFYSEAPVGMRSLSTSFSWMSLSIGYFLSSAFVGLINKVSRHLGKAPKGWLQGRDMNTNHVERFYWFLAILSVVNFVNYLFWANWYKYKNDDVAGDDEMLLRYGGRPNNGIDSFSTSLSFVSRPQGEFSSVVQEKGQEGERLEPKVESK, from the exons ATG GGGATGGATGGGGAAGAGGTTCCTGGTGCTAAGGAATTGCCATACCAACCCATGAAGAACCAAAGACAAGGGGGATTCAGAGCCACCTACTTCATCTTTG CGATGATGTTCTTGGACAACATTGGATTTGTGGCCAACATGGCGAGCATGGTGCTGTACTTCATGTATGTCATGAAGTTTGATCTGTCGGGGTCTGCCACCACCACAACAAACTACCTTGGCGCCACTTTCATTCTCACGCTCGTCGGAGGCTTCATCTCCGACTCCTACATGACTCGCCTCAACACCGCCCTTGTTTTTGGTGCCATCGAACTTATG GGCTACATGCTGCTGATAGTTCAATCTCACTACCAAAAGCTCCAGCCCAAGCCATGTGCTGAGACTGAATCAACCTGTGTCCACGGCTCAAAAGCGCTCCTATTCTACACGTCAATCTGTTTGGTGGCCCTTGGAGGGGGCGGGATCAGGGGTTCGATCCCAGCACTTGGTGCTGACCAGTTCGACCAAAAGGACCCAAAGGAGAGGAAGAGCCTCGCCAGCTTCTTCAACTGGTTCCTTCTCAGCATCACAATCGGTGCCACCCTCGGGGTCACCTTTGTTGTCTATGTAAGCACGAAGGTCCGGTGGGACATTGGCTTCAGCATCTCTATGTGCTGTGCCTTCTTAGGGCTCGTGTTCGTGGCATTGGGAAAGCCGTTCTATCGGGTTCGGATACCAGGGGATAGTCCTTTGCTAAGAGTGCTAGAG GTTCTGGTGGTTTCAGTGAAGAACTGGAGGAAAGAGCTGCCCTCGAACTCGGATGAATTACACGAGATCAGGGACAGAAAAGCCATCCGAAAGGGAGAGCTCATCCCACACAGCGTGCAATTTAG GTTCCTAGACAAAGCAGCGATCGTGCCAAAAGGAACGGACCCGCAAAGATGGAAGGTCTGCACGGTGACCCAAGTAGAGGAAGTCAAGATCTTAGCACGAATGATGCCGATCCTCCTGAGCACGATCCTGATGAACACATGCCTAGCTCAGCTGCAGACGTTCTCCGTCCAGCAAGGAACCTTAATGGACGTGAACTTGGGGGGCTTCCAGGTCCCGCCAGCCTCGATACCCGTCATCCCACTTGTCTTCATGTCCCTCCTCATCCCCGTGTACGAATTCATGTTCGTCCCCCTCATCAGGAGGATCACAGGCCACCCCAATGGCATCACCCACCTCCAGCGCGTCGGTGTCGGGCTTGTCCTCTCTGCCATCTCAATGGGCATCGCAGGGCTTGTGGAAGTGAAGAGGAAGCACGAGCTCCTCCATCACAACCACAAGATCAGCCTGTTCTGGCTCTCCTTCCACTATGCCATCTTCGGGATAGCGGACATGTTCACGCTCGTGGGGCTAATGGAGTTCTTCTACAGCGAAGCTCCAGTGGGGATGAGGTCCCTGTCGACCTCCTTCTCATGGATGTCCCTCTCGATCGGGTACTTCCTCAGCTCGGCCTTCGTAGGGCTGATCAACAAGGTAAGCCGGCACCTGGGCAAAGCCCCGAAGGGGTGGCTCCAGGGAAGGGACATGAACACAAACCACGTGGAGCGGTTCTACTGGTTCCTGGCGATCCTGAGCGTGGTGAACTTCGTGAACTACTTGTTCTGGGCTAACTGGTACAAGTACAAGAACGATGATGTTGCCGGCGATGACGAGATGCTGCTGAGGTATGGCGGCCGGCCCAATAACGGGATCGACTCGTTCTCTACTAGCTTGAGCTTCGTGTCGAGGCCTCAGGGGGAGTTCTCTTCTGTGGTGCAAGAGAAAGGGCAAGAGGGTGAAAGATTAGAGCCTAAAGTAGAGTCTAAGTAA
- the LOC116207039 gene encoding protein NRT1/ PTR FAMILY 4.5-like isoform X1 — MNNYEQGMDGEEVPGAKELPYQPMKNQRQGGFRATYFIFAMMFLDNIGFVANMASMVLYFMYVMKFDLSGSATTTTNYLGATFILTLVGGFISDSYMTRLNTALVFGAIELMGYMLLIVQSHYQKLQPKPCAETESTCVHGSKALLFYTSICLVALGGGGIRGSIPALGADQFDQKDPKERKSLASFFNWFLLSITIGATLGVTFVVYVSTKVRWDIGFSISMCCAFLGLVFVALGKPFYRVRIPGDSPLLRVLEVLVVSVKNWRKELPSNSDELHEIRDRKAIRKGELIPHSVQFRFLDKAAIVPKGTDPQRWKVCTVTQVEEVKILARMMPILLSTILMNTCLAQLQTFSVQQGTLMDVNLGGFQVPPASIPVIPLVFMSLLIPVYEFMFVPLIRRITGHPNGITHLQRVGVGLVLSAISMGIAGLVEVKRKHELLHHNHKISLFWLSFHYAIFGIADMFTLVGLMEFFYSEAPVGMRSLSTSFSWMSLSIGYFLSSAFVGLINKVSRHLGKAPKGWLQGRDMNTNHVERFYWFLAILSVVNFVNYLFWANWYKYKNDDVAGDDEMLLRYGGRPNNGIDSFSTSLSFVSRPQGEFSSVVQEKGQEGERLEPKVESK, encoded by the exons ATGAACAATTATGAGCAGGGGATGGATGGGGAAGAGGTTCCTGGTGCTAAGGAATTGCCATACCAACCCATGAAGAACCAAAGACAAGGGGGATTCAGAGCCACCTACTTCATCTTTG CGATGATGTTCTTGGACAACATTGGATTTGTGGCCAACATGGCGAGCATGGTGCTGTACTTCATGTATGTCATGAAGTTTGATCTGTCGGGGTCTGCCACCACCACAACAAACTACCTTGGCGCCACTTTCATTCTCACGCTCGTCGGAGGCTTCATCTCCGACTCCTACATGACTCGCCTCAACACCGCCCTTGTTTTTGGTGCCATCGAACTTATG GGCTACATGCTGCTGATAGTTCAATCTCACTACCAAAAGCTCCAGCCCAAGCCATGTGCTGAGACTGAATCAACCTGTGTCCACGGCTCAAAAGCGCTCCTATTCTACACGTCAATCTGTTTGGTGGCCCTTGGAGGGGGCGGGATCAGGGGTTCGATCCCAGCACTTGGTGCTGACCAGTTCGACCAAAAGGACCCAAAGGAGAGGAAGAGCCTCGCCAGCTTCTTCAACTGGTTCCTTCTCAGCATCACAATCGGTGCCACCCTCGGGGTCACCTTTGTTGTCTATGTAAGCACGAAGGTCCGGTGGGACATTGGCTTCAGCATCTCTATGTGCTGTGCCTTCTTAGGGCTCGTGTTCGTGGCATTGGGAAAGCCGTTCTATCGGGTTCGGATACCAGGGGATAGTCCTTTGCTAAGAGTGCTAGAG GTTCTGGTGGTTTCAGTGAAGAACTGGAGGAAAGAGCTGCCCTCGAACTCGGATGAATTACACGAGATCAGGGACAGAAAAGCCATCCGAAAGGGAGAGCTCATCCCACACAGCGTGCAATTTAG GTTCCTAGACAAAGCAGCGATCGTGCCAAAAGGAACGGACCCGCAAAGATGGAAGGTCTGCACGGTGACCCAAGTAGAGGAAGTCAAGATCTTAGCACGAATGATGCCGATCCTCCTGAGCACGATCCTGATGAACACATGCCTAGCTCAGCTGCAGACGTTCTCCGTCCAGCAAGGAACCTTAATGGACGTGAACTTGGGGGGCTTCCAGGTCCCGCCAGCCTCGATACCCGTCATCCCACTTGTCTTCATGTCCCTCCTCATCCCCGTGTACGAATTCATGTTCGTCCCCCTCATCAGGAGGATCACAGGCCACCCCAATGGCATCACCCACCTCCAGCGCGTCGGTGTCGGGCTTGTCCTCTCTGCCATCTCAATGGGCATCGCAGGGCTTGTGGAAGTGAAGAGGAAGCACGAGCTCCTCCATCACAACCACAAGATCAGCCTGTTCTGGCTCTCCTTCCACTATGCCATCTTCGGGATAGCGGACATGTTCACGCTCGTGGGGCTAATGGAGTTCTTCTACAGCGAAGCTCCAGTGGGGATGAGGTCCCTGTCGACCTCCTTCTCATGGATGTCCCTCTCGATCGGGTACTTCCTCAGCTCGGCCTTCGTAGGGCTGATCAACAAGGTAAGCCGGCACCTGGGCAAAGCCCCGAAGGGGTGGCTCCAGGGAAGGGACATGAACACAAACCACGTGGAGCGGTTCTACTGGTTCCTGGCGATCCTGAGCGTGGTGAACTTCGTGAACTACTTGTTCTGGGCTAACTGGTACAAGTACAAGAACGATGATGTTGCCGGCGATGACGAGATGCTGCTGAGGTATGGCGGCCGGCCCAATAACGGGATCGACTCGTTCTCTACTAGCTTGAGCTTCGTGTCGAGGCCTCAGGGGGAGTTCTCTTCTGTGGTGCAAGAGAAAGGGCAAGAGGGTGAAAGATTAGAGCCTAAAGTAGAGTCTAAGTAA
- the LOC116207039 gene encoding protein NRT1/ PTR FAMILY 4.5-like isoform X3, translating to MLLIVQSHYQKLQPKPCAETESTCVHGSKALLFYTSICLVALGGGGIRGSIPALGADQFDQKDPKERKSLASFFNWFLLSITIGATLGVTFVVYVSTKVRWDIGFSISMCCAFLGLVFVALGKPFYRVRIPGDSPLLRVLEVLVVSVKNWRKELPSNSDELHEIRDRKAIRKGELIPHSVQFRFLDKAAIVPKGTDPQRWKVCTVTQVEEVKILARMMPILLSTILMNTCLAQLQTFSVQQGTLMDVNLGGFQVPPASIPVIPLVFMSLLIPVYEFMFVPLIRRITGHPNGITHLQRVGVGLVLSAISMGIAGLVEVKRKHELLHHNHKISLFWLSFHYAIFGIADMFTLVGLMEFFYSEAPVGMRSLSTSFSWMSLSIGYFLSSAFVGLINKVSRHLGKAPKGWLQGRDMNTNHVERFYWFLAILSVVNFVNYLFWANWYKYKNDDVAGDDEMLLRYGGRPNNGIDSFSTSLSFVSRPQGEFSSVVQEKGQEGERLEPKVESK from the exons ATGCTGCTGATAGTTCAATCTCACTACCAAAAGCTCCAGCCCAAGCCATGTGCTGAGACTGAATCAACCTGTGTCCACGGCTCAAAAGCGCTCCTATTCTACACGTCAATCTGTTTGGTGGCCCTTGGAGGGGGCGGGATCAGGGGTTCGATCCCAGCACTTGGTGCTGACCAGTTCGACCAAAAGGACCCAAAGGAGAGGAAGAGCCTCGCCAGCTTCTTCAACTGGTTCCTTCTCAGCATCACAATCGGTGCCACCCTCGGGGTCACCTTTGTTGTCTATGTAAGCACGAAGGTCCGGTGGGACATTGGCTTCAGCATCTCTATGTGCTGTGCCTTCTTAGGGCTCGTGTTCGTGGCATTGGGAAAGCCGTTCTATCGGGTTCGGATACCAGGGGATAGTCCTTTGCTAAGAGTGCTAGAG GTTCTGGTGGTTTCAGTGAAGAACTGGAGGAAAGAGCTGCCCTCGAACTCGGATGAATTACACGAGATCAGGGACAGAAAAGCCATCCGAAAGGGAGAGCTCATCCCACACAGCGTGCAATTTAG GTTCCTAGACAAAGCAGCGATCGTGCCAAAAGGAACGGACCCGCAAAGATGGAAGGTCTGCACGGTGACCCAAGTAGAGGAAGTCAAGATCTTAGCACGAATGATGCCGATCCTCCTGAGCACGATCCTGATGAACACATGCCTAGCTCAGCTGCAGACGTTCTCCGTCCAGCAAGGAACCTTAATGGACGTGAACTTGGGGGGCTTCCAGGTCCCGCCAGCCTCGATACCCGTCATCCCACTTGTCTTCATGTCCCTCCTCATCCCCGTGTACGAATTCATGTTCGTCCCCCTCATCAGGAGGATCACAGGCCACCCCAATGGCATCACCCACCTCCAGCGCGTCGGTGTCGGGCTTGTCCTCTCTGCCATCTCAATGGGCATCGCAGGGCTTGTGGAAGTGAAGAGGAAGCACGAGCTCCTCCATCACAACCACAAGATCAGCCTGTTCTGGCTCTCCTTCCACTATGCCATCTTCGGGATAGCGGACATGTTCACGCTCGTGGGGCTAATGGAGTTCTTCTACAGCGAAGCTCCAGTGGGGATGAGGTCCCTGTCGACCTCCTTCTCATGGATGTCCCTCTCGATCGGGTACTTCCTCAGCTCGGCCTTCGTAGGGCTGATCAACAAGGTAAGCCGGCACCTGGGCAAAGCCCCGAAGGGGTGGCTCCAGGGAAGGGACATGAACACAAACCACGTGGAGCGGTTCTACTGGTTCCTGGCGATCCTGAGCGTGGTGAACTTCGTGAACTACTTGTTCTGGGCTAACTGGTACAAGTACAAGAACGATGATGTTGCCGGCGATGACGAGATGCTGCTGAGGTATGGCGGCCGGCCCAATAACGGGATCGACTCGTTCTCTACTAGCTTGAGCTTCGTGTCGAGGCCTCAGGGGGAGTTCTCTTCTGTGGTGCAAGAGAAAGGGCAAGAGGGTGAAAGATTAGAGCCTAAAGTAGAGTCTAAGTAA